A region from the Aegilops tauschii subsp. strangulata cultivar AL8/78 chromosome 5, Aet v6.0, whole genome shotgun sequence genome encodes:
- the LOC109777720 gene encoding uncharacterized protein — translation MLTVKSEPATAMDAVGKSKIEEHEQKVNRYQAELAARIKAKYFSNKAFDGGKIFEEETIVEGETIRSSRWPCTSSYANPVNFLREKKSHERRDSPSSAVDSSAKNDSPSVVAEASPKNNAGVLATENNLTPGKRQASKET, via the exons ATGCTCACCGTCAAGTCCGAACCTGCAACTGCAATGGATGCAGTGGG TAAGTCGAAAATCGAGGAGCATGAACAGAAGGTAAACAGATACCAAGCTGAACTTGCAGCCCGCATTAAGGCCAAATACTTCTCTAATAAGGCTTTTGACGGAG GAAAAATctttgaagaagaaactattgtTGAAGGTGAAACCATCCGTTCAAGTAG GTGGCCATGTACAAGTTCGTACGCGAACCCGGTAAATTTTCTCCGAGAAAAGAAGAGCCATGAGAGGAGGGATTCTCCATCTTCAGCAGTAGATTCCTCTGCCAAGAACGATTCTCCATCTGTGGTAGCTGAAGCTTCACCAAAGAATAATGCAGGTGTTTTAGCAACAGAAAACAATCTAACACCTGGCAAGAGACAGGCATCCAAGGAGACCTGA
- the LOC109777712 gene encoding uncharacterized protein, protein MLHHYHHGEVASLHCLSPPNPPFHTHYHHPGMIAASMTPPPPFHFSPAAYEYEDEPILQEALAAIGDNSPPGSGGADDIHGQVLASAAEEERRRRRMVSNRESARRSRMRKQRQLSELWARVAHLRGANRRLLDELNRAMRSCGDVRRDNDRLGAEKAELEARLEQLMQQAQQSNNASSEPCEKNTTAAAE, encoded by the coding sequence ATGCTTCACCATTACCACCATGGCGAAGTGGCCAGCCTGCACTGCCTCTCGCCCCCTAACCCGCCGTTCCACACCCACTATCACCACCCCGGCATGATCGCCGCCAGCATGACGCCCCCTCCGCCCTTCCACTTCTCACCGGCAGCCTATGAGTATGAGGACGAGCCTATCCTGCAGGAAGCGCTGGCTGCCATCGGCGATAACAGCCCGCCCGGCTCCGGCGGGGCTGATGACATCCATGGCCAGGTGCTGGCTTcagcggcggaggaggagcggagGCGGCGGAGGATGGTGTCCAACCGCGAGTCGGCGAGGCGGTCGCGCATGCGCAAGCAGCGGCAGCTCAGCGAGCTGTGGGCGCGGGTGGCGCACCTCCGCGGCGCCAACCGCCGCCTCCTCGACGAGCTCAACCGCGCAATGAGGAGCTGCGGCGACGTCCGCCGCGACAACGACCGGCTCGGCGCCGAGAAGGCCGAGCTGGAGGCCAGGCTCGAGCAGCTCATGCAGCAAGCACAACAGAGCAACAACGCCTCCTCAGAGCCATGCGAGAAAAACACCACTGCCGCTGCTGAATAA